In one Mycobacterium heckeshornense genomic region, the following are encoded:
- the whiA gene encoding DNA-binding protein WhiA, with product MTAEVKDELSRLVVNSVSARRAEVTSLLRFAGGLHIVGGRVVIEAEVDLGSIARRLRKDIFELYGYNAVVHVLSASGIRKQTRYVLRVANEGEALARQTGLLDQRGRPVRGLPAQVVGGSIADAEAAWRGAFLAHGSLTEPGRSSSLEVSCPGPEAALALVGAARRLGVSAKAREVRGADRVVVRDGDAIGALLTRMGAQDTRLIWEERRMRREVRATANRLANFDDANLRRSARAAVAAAARVERALEILGDSVPDHLAAAGKLRIEHRQASLEELGRLADPPMTKDAVAGRIRRLLSMADRRAKQEGIPDTESAVTPDLLEDA from the coding sequence ATGACGGCCGAAGTCAAAGACGAGCTGAGCCGATTGGTAGTGAATTCGGTAAGTGCGCGGCGCGCCGAAGTCACGTCGCTGCTGCGGTTCGCCGGGGGACTGCACATCGTGGGTGGTCGGGTAGTCATTGAGGCCGAGGTTGATTTGGGCAGCATCGCGCGGCGGCTCCGCAAAGACATCTTCGAGCTCTACGGTTACAACGCCGTCGTACATGTGTTGTCGGCCAGCGGTATTCGCAAACAAACGAGGTACGTGCTGCGGGTGGCCAATGAGGGCGAAGCGCTGGCACGTCAGACCGGCCTGCTCGACCAGCGTGGACGTCCGGTTCGCGGCCTGCCGGCCCAAGTGGTGGGCGGCAGTATCGCTGACGCCGAAGCTGCTTGGCGGGGCGCTTTTTTGGCGCACGGGTCGCTGACCGAGCCGGGACGTTCTTCGTCGCTTGAGGTGAGCTGCCCGGGCCCGGAGGCTGCCCTGGCACTGGTCGGCGCGGCGCGCCGGCTTGGCGTGAGCGCAAAGGCCCGTGAGGTACGTGGCGCCGACCGGGTGGTGGTGCGTGACGGCGATGCGATCGGCGCCTTGCTGACCCGGATGGGAGCCCAGGACACACGGCTGATCTGGGAGGAGCGCCGGATGCGTCGCGAAGTGCGGGCAACGGCCAACCGGTTGGCCAATTTCGACGACGCCAATCTGCGCCGTTCGGCTCGGGCCGCGGTGGCGGCGGCGGCCCGAGTGGAGCGGGCGCTGGAGATTCTCGGCGACAGCGTGCCCGACCATCTGGCCGCGGCAGGCAAGCTGCGCATCGAGCACCGGCAGGCGTCCCTGGAAGAGCTAGGCCGGCTGGCAGATCCGCCGATGACGAAAGACGCAGTGGCGGGGCGTATTCGGCGACTGTTGTCGATGGCCGACCGCAGAGCGAAGCAGGAGGGCATTCCGGACACCGAATCAGCGGTGACCCCGGATCTGTTGGAGGATGCCTGA
- the yvcK gene encoding uridine diphosphate-N-acetylglucosamine-binding protein YvcK encodes MNERIVALGGGHGLYATLSAARRLTPHVTAVVTVADDGGSSGRLRNELDVVPPGDLRMALAALASDSPHGRLWATILQHRFGGSGALAGHPIGNLLLAGLNEVLADPVAALDELGRILGVKGRVLPMCPIALEIEADVAGLEADPRMSRVIRGQVAIATTPGKVRRVRLLPANPPATRQAVDAIMAADLVVLGPGSWFTSVIPHVLVPGLAAALQATTARRTLVLNLVAEPGETAGFSVERHLHVLAQHAPDFTVHEVIIDADRVPSEREREQLRRTAKLLDAQVQFVDVSRPGTPLHDPGKLAAALEGVRVRGTDVDARPAATAPMPIDSEGTGAKAPGRSGPRGDDAWR; translated from the coding sequence ATGAACGAACGCATAGTCGCCCTGGGCGGCGGACACGGTCTGTATGCGACGCTGTCGGCGGCGCGGCGGCTGACCCCGCACGTCACCGCGGTAGTGACCGTCGCCGACGACGGCGGCTCGTCCGGGCGGCTGCGCAACGAACTTGACGTAGTGCCGCCGGGTGACCTTCGAATGGCACTGGCGGCGTTAGCATCTGACAGCCCGCACGGGCGGCTGTGGGCGACCATCCTGCAGCATCGGTTTGGCGGTAGCGGGGCGTTGGCCGGGCACCCGATCGGCAACCTGCTGCTCGCTGGGCTCAACGAGGTGCTGGCTGATCCGGTCGCGGCGCTCGACGAACTGGGACGCATCCTCGGCGTCAAGGGCAGGGTGTTGCCGATGTGCCCGATCGCGCTGGAAATCGAGGCTGATGTCGCCGGATTGGAGGCAGACCCGCGGATGAGCCGGGTGATTCGCGGGCAGGTGGCCATCGCGACCACCCCGGGGAAGGTGCGCCGAGTGCGGTTGCTGCCCGCCAACCCGCCAGCCACGAGGCAGGCCGTCGACGCGATCATGGCCGCCGACTTGGTGGTGCTGGGCCCGGGATCGTGGTTCACCAGCGTTATTCCGCATGTGCTGGTGCCAGGCCTGGCCGCGGCGCTGCAGGCCACCACCGCCCGGCGCACGCTGGTGCTCAATCTGGTGGCCGAGCCGGGGGAGACCGCAGGTTTCTCGGTGGAACGTCATCTGCATGTGCTCGCGCAGCATGCGCCGGACTTCACCGTGCATGAGGTCATCATCGACGCCGACCGGGTACCCAGTGAGCGCGAACGCGAGCAACTGCGCCGTACCGCGAAGCTGCTCGACGCCCAGGTCCAATTCGTCGATGTGTCTAGACCTGGTACACCTTTACATGATCCGGGCAAGCTGGCCGCGGCGCTGGAAGGGGTGCGGGTGCGTGGCACCGACGTCGACGCACGCCCGGCCGCCACCGCACCGATGCCAATTGACAGTGAAGGGACCGGCGCAAAGGCACCGGGTCGTAGCGGACCGAGAGGTGACGACGCGTGGCGATGA
- the rapZ gene encoding RNase adapter RapZ encodes MTGDDVDGATQSGIDVVLVTGLSGAGRGTAAKVLEDLGWYVADNLPPQLITRMVDFGLAAGSRITQLAVVMDVRSRGFTGDLDWVRNDLATRNITPRVLFMEASDDMLVRRYEQNRRSHPLQGEQTLAEGIAAEREMLAPVRATADLIIDTSTLSVRGLRESIERAFGGEAVAHTSVTVESFGFKYGLPMDADMVMDVRFLPNPHWVDDLRPHSGQHPAVREYVLGQTGAAEFLDTYHRLLSLVVEGYRREGKRYMTVAIGCTGGKHRSVVIAEALARRLEPDTHLSVRVLHRDLGRE; translated from the coding sequence ATGACCGGGGACGACGTGGACGGTGCGACCCAATCCGGCATCGACGTCGTCCTGGTGACTGGACTCTCCGGTGCGGGGCGCGGTACCGCGGCCAAGGTACTCGAAGACCTCGGCTGGTATGTCGCCGACAACCTGCCCCCGCAGCTGATCACCCGCATGGTCGACTTCGGACTGGCGGCGGGGTCGCGGATCACCCAGTTGGCGGTGGTGATGGATGTGCGTTCACGAGGGTTCACCGGGGACCTGGATTGGGTGCGCAACGACTTGGCCACCCGCAACATCACGCCGCGGGTGTTGTTTATGGAAGCGTCGGACGACATGTTGGTGCGACGCTACGAGCAGAATCGGCGCAGCCACCCGCTGCAAGGGGAACAGACACTGGCCGAAGGCATTGCCGCGGAACGGGAGATGCTGGCGCCTGTTCGCGCGACCGCCGACCTGATCATCGACACGTCGACGCTGTCGGTGCGGGGGTTGCGGGAAAGCATCGAACGGGCATTCGGTGGTGAGGCCGTCGCGCACACCAGCGTCACCGTGGAGTCGTTCGGCTTCAAATACGGCCTGCCGATGGACGCCGACATGGTGATGGACGTGCGCTTCCTGCCCAATCCGCACTGGGTCGACGACCTGCGTCCGCATAGCGGCCAACATCCGGCGGTGCGTGAGTACGTGTTGGGCCAGACGGGCGCGGCAGAGTTTCTGGACACCTACCATCGGTTGCTGTCCCTGGTTGTCGAGGGCTACCGACGAGAGGGGAAGCGCTACATGACCGTCGCGATCGGCTGCACCGGCGGTAAACACCGCAGCGTGGTCATCGCGGAAGCGTTGGCGCGTCGGCTGGAGCCCGACACCCACCTGTCGGTGCGGGTGCTGCATCGGGATCTGGGTCGCGAATGA
- the uvrC gene encoding excinuclease ABC subunit UvrC, whose amino-acid sequence MPDPATYRPAPGSIPVEPGVYRFRDQHGRVIYVGKAKSLRSRLTSYFADVAGLHPRTRQMVTTAAKVEWTVVNTEVEALQLEYNWIKEFDPRFNVRYRDDKSYPVLAVTLGEEFPRLMVYRGPRRKGVRYFGPYSHAWAIRETLDLLTRVFPARTCSIGVFKRHKQIDRPCLLGYIDKCSAPCVGRVSAEQHRRIVDDFCDFLSGKTEKFARGLEQQMNAAAAQLDFERAARLRDDLSALKRALEKQAVVLGDGTDADVVAFADDELEAAVQVFHVRGGRVRGQRGWIVEKSGDPGDSGEAQLVEQFLTQFYGEQAELGGAADEFTNPVPREVLVPCLPPNADELASWLSKLRGARVMLRVPRRGDKRALAETVQRNAKEALQQHKLKRAGDFTARSAALQSIQEALGLAEAPLRIECVDVSHVQGTDVVGSLVVFEDGLPRKSDYRHFAIREAAGHGHSDDVASIAEVTRRRFMRHLRDQQDPNMLAPEGRSRKFAYPPNLYVVDGGAPQVNAAAAVLDELGITDVAVIGLAKRLEEVWVPSEPEPIIMPRNSEGLYLLQRVRDEAHRFAITYHRSKRSKRMTASALDAVPGLGEHRRKALVTHFGSLARLREATVEEITAVPGIGVATATAVLEALRSEASNGRVPERAPG is encoded by the coding sequence GTGCCTGATCCCGCGACGTACCGTCCCGCGCCCGGGTCAATCCCGGTCGAGCCGGGGGTGTACCGGTTCCGGGACCAGCACGGACGCGTCATCTACGTCGGCAAGGCCAAGAGCCTGCGCAGCCGGCTGACGTCCTACTTCGCCGACGTGGCCGGCCTGCACCCGCGCACCCGGCAAATGGTGACCACCGCCGCCAAGGTCGAGTGGACGGTCGTCAACACTGAAGTCGAGGCGCTGCAGCTGGAATACAACTGGATCAAGGAATTCGACCCGCGGTTCAACGTCCGCTACCGCGACGACAAGTCCTATCCGGTGCTGGCGGTCACCCTGGGCGAGGAATTCCCCCGGCTGATGGTCTACCGCGGTCCCCGCAGAAAGGGTGTGCGCTATTTCGGGCCGTACTCGCACGCGTGGGCCATCCGCGAAACCCTGGACCTGCTGACCCGGGTCTTTCCGGCGCGTACCTGCTCCATTGGAGTATTCAAGCGGCACAAGCAAATCGACCGCCCCTGTCTGCTCGGCTACATCGACAAATGCTCGGCGCCGTGCGTGGGACGGGTGAGTGCCGAACAGCATCGCCGGATCGTCGACGATTTCTGCGACTTTCTGTCCGGCAAAACCGAGAAGTTCGCCCGGGGCCTCGAACAGCAGATGAACGCCGCCGCCGCGCAACTCGACTTCGAGCGGGCGGCCCGGCTGCGTGACGACCTGTCGGCATTGAAGCGCGCGCTTGAGAAGCAGGCCGTGGTGCTCGGCGACGGCACCGACGCCGATGTCGTTGCCTTCGCCGACGACGAGCTGGAAGCTGCCGTCCAGGTCTTCCACGTTCGCGGTGGGCGCGTCCGTGGTCAGCGCGGGTGGATCGTCGAAAAGTCCGGTGACCCAGGTGATTCCGGTGAAGCACAGCTAGTAGAGCAGTTTCTCACCCAGTTCTACGGTGAGCAGGCCGAACTCGGCGGCGCAGCGGACGAATTCACCAACCCGGTGCCTCGCGAGGTGCTGGTCCCGTGTCTGCCCCCTAATGCCGACGAGCTGGCCAGCTGGCTCTCCAAGCTCCGCGGTGCCCGTGTCATGCTGCGGGTGCCCCGGCGTGGCGACAAAAGGGCGTTAGCCGAAACCGTGCAGCGAAACGCCAAAGAGGCTCTGCAGCAACATAAGTTGAAGCGAGCTGGTGACTTCACCGCCAGATCTGCTGCGCTGCAGAGCATTCAGGAGGCACTAGGGTTGGCCGAAGCGCCACTGCGGATCGAGTGCGTCGACGTCAGCCATGTGCAGGGCACCGATGTGGTCGGCTCGCTGGTGGTGTTCGAAGACGGGTTGCCGCGCAAGTCGGACTATCGCCACTTCGCGATCCGCGAGGCCGCCGGCCACGGGCACTCCGACGACGTCGCCTCTATCGCGGAGGTGACCCGACGGCGGTTCATGCGCCACCTGCGCGACCAGCAGGATCCCAATATGCTTGCGCCCGAGGGAAGATCGCGAAAGTTCGCCTATCCGCCGAACCTGTATGTCGTCGACGGCGGCGCCCCGCAAGTCAACGCCGCGGCCGCGGTGCTCGACGAACTCGGGATCACCGACGTCGCGGTCATCGGTCTGGCCAAGCGATTGGAAGAGGTATGGGTGCCGTCTGAGCCTGAGCCGATCATCATGCCCCGCAACAGCGAGGGACTCTACCTGTTGCAGCGGGTGCGCGACGAGGCGCATCGGTTCGCCATCACCTACCACCGCAGCAAGCGGTCCAAGCGGATGACCGCGTCGGCCCTGGACGCGGTGCCGGGGTTGGGGGAGCACCGGCGCAAGGCGTTGGTCACCCATTTCGGGTCGTTGGCCCGGCTGAGGGAGGCGACGGTGGAGGAGATCACCGCTGTTCCGGGTATCGGCGTCGCGACCGCGACGGCGGTGCTCGAGGCGCTGCGATCCGAGGCTTCCAACGGGCGGGTCCCTGAACGGGCGCCGGGATGA